Proteins encoded in a region of the Luteimonas viscosa genome:
- the ctaD gene encoding cytochrome c oxidase subunit I, whose amino-acid sequence MSGTPGDARAMDAMEAGENARRLDALARIWSNGPGLAGQLTAVNHGTIAVRFIATGFVFLLVGGLLSMFIRLQLAWFDAEVLDPRRYNQFVTLHGTTMMFLFAVPIMEGFAMYLLPKMIGARDLPFPRLSAFGWWCYLFGGLFLYSSLLFDAAPDGGWFMYVPLTDATFSPGKGPDFWLIGVTFAEIAAVTAAVELIVAVLVTRAPGMDIRKMPLFAWAILVTAFMIALGFPPLILASILLELQRAFGFVFFDPALGGDPLLWQHLFWLFGHPEVYIIFLPAAGMVSMVVPTFARRPVVGYSWIVLALVATGFLSFGLWVHHMFAVGIPLLALAFFSAASMAVAIPTSIQVFAWIATLWSGRPWLRLPMLHIFGFFVVFVLGGLTGVMLAFVPFDWQAHDTHFVVAHLHYVLIGGMMFPLFAGLYYWLPLATGRMSSESTSRTAFWLVFVGFNLTFLPMHLTGLLGMPRRVSTYSPQLGVEWLNLLSTAAGFLLAVGIVAILIDAGLCFAHGRRARANPWRAGTLEWALRAPVPNYNFASMPVVADLYPLWHDRGLAARSARTDGLLGDPASGRRELLGTGPVSARPEQVVFLSGSSWLPLACALVIAALLACFIAGLYALAAACLLPLVALFVGWAWTTGHRGAPDRVEAGQGTSLPPQYACRNAPGWWAVVGTLLIVGSLFASLVFAYFYLWLGAAAWPPAGQPPAALRGSQLWPLLLLVGAGLAGRRATASLRGGQGRRAATAMALAALAAAGFALAHPAVLAMSVGAPQAHAYAAVVWTLAGFCALHLAVAALLCGFVCARVVRGHEHAGRGLEWRVAHAFLRYALVQAAIGWAVLHLFPVLQ is encoded by the coding sequence ATGAGCGGCACGCCGGGCGACGCGCGCGCGATGGACGCGATGGAAGCGGGGGAGAACGCGCGCCGGCTCGATGCGCTGGCGCGCATCTGGAGCAACGGGCCGGGCCTGGCCGGCCAGCTGACCGCGGTCAACCACGGCACGATCGCGGTGCGCTTCATCGCCACCGGCTTCGTGTTCCTGCTGGTGGGCGGGTTGCTGTCGATGTTCATCCGCCTGCAGCTGGCCTGGTTCGACGCCGAGGTGCTGGACCCGCGCCGCTACAACCAGTTCGTGACCCTGCACGGGACCACGATGATGTTCCTGTTCGCGGTGCCGATCATGGAAGGCTTCGCGATGTACCTGCTGCCGAAGATGATCGGCGCGCGCGACCTGCCGTTCCCGCGGCTGAGCGCGTTCGGCTGGTGGTGCTACCTGTTCGGCGGACTGTTCCTGTATTCGAGCCTGCTGTTCGACGCGGCGCCCGATGGCGGCTGGTTCATGTACGTGCCGCTGACCGACGCCACGTTCTCGCCGGGAAAGGGGCCCGATTTCTGGCTGATCGGCGTGACCTTCGCCGAGATCGCGGCGGTGACCGCGGCGGTGGAGCTGATCGTGGCGGTGCTGGTCACGCGGGCGCCGGGCATGGACATCCGGAAGATGCCGCTGTTCGCCTGGGCGATCCTGGTGACGGCCTTCATGATCGCGCTGGGGTTCCCGCCGCTGATCCTGGCCAGCATCCTGCTGGAGCTGCAGCGCGCGTTCGGATTCGTGTTCTTCGATCCCGCGCTGGGTGGCGATCCGCTGTTGTGGCAGCACCTGTTCTGGCTGTTCGGGCATCCGGAGGTCTACATCATCTTCCTGCCGGCGGCGGGCATGGTGTCGATGGTGGTGCCGACCTTCGCGCGGCGCCCGGTGGTGGGATATTCCTGGATCGTGCTGGCGTTGGTGGCCACCGGCTTCCTCAGCTTCGGGCTGTGGGTGCACCACATGTTCGCGGTCGGCATCCCGCTGCTGGCGCTGGCGTTCTTCAGCGCGGCGAGCATGGCGGTGGCGATCCCGACCTCGATCCAGGTGTTCGCCTGGATCGCGACGCTGTGGTCCGGGCGGCCCTGGCTGCGGCTGCCGATGCTGCACATCTTCGGCTTCTTCGTCGTGTTCGTGCTCGGCGGGCTGACCGGGGTGATGCTGGCCTTCGTGCCGTTCGACTGGCAGGCGCACGACACCCACTTCGTGGTCGCGCACCTGCACTATGTGCTGATCGGCGGGATGATGTTCCCGCTGTTCGCCGGGCTGTACTACTGGCTGCCGCTAGCCACGGGACGTATGTCCTCGGAGAGCACCAGCCGCACGGCGTTCTGGCTGGTATTCGTCGGCTTCAACCTGACCTTCCTGCCGATGCACCTGACCGGCCTGCTGGGCATGCCGCGGCGGGTGTCCACCTATTCGCCGCAACTGGGCGTGGAATGGCTCAACCTGCTGTCCACCGCCGCGGGCTTCCTGCTGGCGGTGGGGATCGTCGCGATCCTCATCGATGCGGGCCTGTGCTTCGCCCACGGCCGGCGTGCGCGCGCGAACCCGTGGCGGGCCGGCACGCTGGAATGGGCGCTGCGCGCACCGGTCCCGAACTACAACTTCGCCTCGATGCCGGTGGTGGCGGACCTGTATCCGCTGTGGCACGACCGCGGCCTGGCCGCGCGCAGCGCGCGCACCGACGGCCTGCTCGGCGACCCGGCCAGCGGACGGCGCGAACTGCTGGGCACCGGCCCGGTCTCGGCGCGCCCGGAGCAGGTGGTGTTCCTGTCCGGCTCCTCGTGGCTGCCACTGGCCTGCGCGCTGGTGATCGCGGCGCTGCTGGCGTGCTTCATCGCCGGGCTGTACGCGCTGGCCGCCGCCTGCCTGCTGCCGCTGGTGGCGCTGTTCGTCGGCTGGGCCTGGACCACCGGGCACCGCGGGGCGCCGGACCGGGTCGAGGCGGGGCAGGGCACATCGCTGCCGCCGCAATACGCCTGCCGCAACGCCCCGGGCTGGTGGGCGGTGGTGGGCACGCTGCTGATCGTCGGCTCGCTGTTCGCCTCGCTGGTGTTCGCCTACTTCTACCTGTGGCTGGGCGCGGCGGCATGGCCGCCGGCGGGACAGCCTCCCGCGGCGCTCCGCGGCTCGCAGCTGTGGCCCCTGCTGCTGCTCGTGGGTGCCGGGCTCGCGGGCCGGCGCGCAACCGCCTCGCTGCGTGGCGGGCAGGGACGCCGCGCTGCCACGGCGATGGCGCTGGCCGCCCTGGCGGCCGCGGGATTCGCGCTCGCGCACCCGGCGGTATTGGCGATGTCGGTCGGCGCGCCGCAGGCACATGCCTACGCCGCGGTGGTCTGGACGCTGGCGGGGTTCTGCGCGCTGCATCTCGCGGTGGCGGCGCTGCTGTGCGGGTTCGTCTGCGCGCGCGTCGTGCGCGGCCACGAGCATGCCGGACGCGGGCTCGAATGGCGCGTCGCGCATGCCTTCCTGCGCTATGCGCTGGTCCAGGCCGCGATCGGGTGGGCGGTGTTGCACCTGTTCCCGGTGCTGCAATGA
- the guaB gene encoding IMP dehydrogenase produces the protein MLRIQAEALTYDDVSLVPAHSTVLPKDVSLATPLTKSLRLNLPIVSAAMDTVTEARLAIAMAQLGGIGIVHKNLSAERQAAEVQQVKNFEAGVIREPFTVSPETTIGEVLKLTRARRISGVPVVDEGRLVGIVTGRDMRFEKKLDDPVRNIMTKKDRLVTVREGASDDEVIGLLHKHRIEKVLVVNDAFELRGLITVKDIQKKSDNPNAAYDADEQLLVGAAVGVGGDTEHRVELLVAAGVDVVVVDTAHGHSQGVLDRVAWVKKTFPNLQVVAGNIVSGDAALALMDVGADAVKVGVGPGSICTTRMVAGVGVPQVTAVSMVAEALQDRIPLIADGGIRYSGDLGKALAAGASTIMIGGLFAGTEESPGETELFQGRSYKSYRGMGSLGAMEKGSKDRYFQDASEADKLVPEGIEGRVPYRGPLSGVVHQLAGGLRATMGYVGCASIEEMRRKPQFVKVSGAGQRESHVHDVQITKEPPNYRMS, from the coding sequence ATGCTCCGCATCCAGGCTGAAGCACTGACGTACGACGACGTTTCCCTCGTCCCCGCGCATTCCACCGTCCTGCCCAAGGACGTCTCGCTCGCCACCCCCCTCACGAAATCCCTGCGCCTGAACCTGCCGATCGTGTCGGCGGCGATGGACACCGTGACCGAAGCGCGCCTGGCGATCGCCATGGCCCAGCTCGGCGGCATCGGCATCGTGCACAAGAACCTCAGCGCCGAACGCCAGGCGGCCGAGGTGCAGCAGGTCAAGAATTTCGAGGCCGGGGTGATCCGCGAACCGTTCACGGTCAGCCCCGAGACCACCATCGGCGAGGTGCTCAAGCTCACCCGCGCGCGCCGCATCTCCGGCGTGCCGGTGGTCGACGAAGGCCGCCTGGTCGGCATCGTCACCGGCCGCGACATGCGCTTCGAGAAGAAGCTCGACGACCCGGTCCGCAACATCATGACCAAGAAGGACCGCCTGGTCACGGTGCGCGAAGGCGCCAGCGACGACGAGGTCATCGGACTGCTGCACAAGCACCGCATCGAGAAGGTGCTGGTGGTCAACGATGCGTTCGAGCTGCGCGGCCTGATCACGGTCAAGGACATCCAGAAGAAGTCCGACAACCCCAACGCCGCCTACGACGCCGACGAACAACTGCTGGTCGGCGCCGCGGTGGGCGTGGGTGGCGACACCGAACATCGCGTGGAGCTGCTGGTCGCCGCCGGCGTGGACGTGGTGGTGGTGGACACGGCGCATGGCCATTCCCAGGGCGTGCTCGACCGAGTGGCCTGGGTCAAGAAGACCTTCCCGAACCTGCAGGTGGTCGCCGGCAACATCGTCAGCGGCGATGCCGCGCTGGCTTTGATGGATGTCGGTGCCGATGCGGTGAAGGTGGGCGTGGGCCCGGGTTCGATCTGCACCACGCGCATGGTCGCCGGCGTCGGCGTGCCGCAGGTGACCGCGGTGTCGATGGTGGCCGAAGCGCTGCAGGACCGCATCCCGCTGATCGCCGATGGCGGCATCCGCTATTCCGGCGACCTGGGCAAGGCGCTCGCAGCTGGCGCATCCACGATCATGATCGGCGGCCTGTTCGCCGGCACCGAGGAATCGCCTGGCGAGACCGAGCTGTTCCAGGGCCGCAGCTACAAGAGCTACCGCGGCATGGGCTCGCTGGGGGCGATGGAGAAGGGCAGCAAGGACCGCTATTTCCAGGATGCCAGCGAAGCCGACAAGCTGGTGCCGGAAGGGATCGAGGGCCGGGTGCCGTACCGCGGACCGCTCAGCGGCGTGGTCCACCAGCTCGCCGGCGGACTGCGCGCGACCATGGGCTACGTCGGCTGCGCGAGCATCGAAGAGATGCGCAGGAAGCCGCAGTTCGTGAAAGTCTCCGGCGCCGGGCAGCGCGAAAGCCACGTCCATGATGTGCAGATCACCAAGGAACCGCCGAACTACCGGATGAGCTAG
- a CDS encoding LysE family translocator, giving the protein MPELSSLIAFSLIALGMVLTPGPNMVYLVSRSICQGRNAGLVSLAGVALGFVFYMLCAAVGITALVMAVPFAYDTLRIAGAVYLLWLAWQAIRPGGRSPFEVRTLRADSPRRLFAMGFLTNLLNPKIAVMYLSLLPQFIDPAQGNVFGQTLALGTAQIAISVAVNAAIVCCAGAVAALLAGHPTWARMQRWLMATVLAGLAVRMATEARR; this is encoded by the coding sequence ATGCCAGAGCTGTCGAGCCTGATCGCGTTCTCCCTGATCGCGCTGGGCATGGTGCTGACGCCCGGGCCGAACATGGTCTACCTGGTCTCGCGATCGATCTGCCAGGGGCGCAACGCAGGCCTGGTGTCGCTCGCCGGCGTCGCGCTCGGGTTCGTGTTCTACATGCTGTGCGCCGCGGTCGGCATCACCGCGCTGGTCATGGCGGTGCCCTTTGCCTACGACACGTTGAGAATCGCGGGTGCGGTCTACCTGCTGTGGCTGGCCTGGCAGGCGATCCGCCCGGGCGGGCGTTCGCCGTTCGAGGTCAGGACGCTGCGGGCCGACAGCCCGCGCAGGCTGTTCGCCATGGGCTTTCTCACCAACCTGCTCAATCCGAAGATCGCGGTGATGTACCTGTCGCTGCTGCCGCAGTTCATCGATCCCGCGCAGGGCAACGTGTTCGGCCAGACGCTGGCGCTGGGGACGGCGCAGATCGCGATCAGCGTCGCCGTCAACGCCGCCATCGTGTGCTGCGCCGGTGCGGTCGCGGCCCTGCTGGCGGGCCATCCGACATGGGCCCGCATGCAGCGCTGGCTGATGGCCACCGTGCTGGCGGGCCTGGCGGTCCGGATGGCGACCGAAGCAAGACGTTGA
- the guaA gene encoding glutamine-hydrolyzing GMP synthase: MTDIHSDKILILDFGAQYTQLIARRIRELGVYCEIWAWDHDPAEIATFAPKGIILSGGPESTTLPGAPAAPREVFDCGLPLLGICYGMQTMAAQLGGATEAADQREFGHAEVEIVSPDALFSGLTDHPGKARLNVWMSHGDHVSQVPPGFAITAATDRIPVAAMANEDRRWYGVQFHPEVTHTLQGQTLLRRFAVDVCGCATLWTAAHIIDDQIARVREQVGSDEVVLGLSGGVDSSVVAALLHRAIGDQLTCVFVDTGLLRWQEGDQVMAMFAEHMGVRVVRVDAADRYFEALAGVADPEAKRKIIGNLFVEIFEEESAKLANAKWLAQGTIYPDVIESAGSRTGKAHVIKSHHNVGGLPAHMKLGLVEPLRELFKDEVRRLGVELGLPRTMVYRHPFPGPGLGVRILGEVRREYAELLAKADAIFIEELRKADLYDRTSQAFAVFLPVKSVGVVGDARAYEWVIALRAVETIDFMTAHWAHLPYEFLGTVSNRIINELRGISRVVYDISGKPPATIEWE; this comes from the coding sequence ATGACCGACATCCACAGCGACAAGATCCTGATCCTCGACTTCGGCGCGCAGTACACCCAGCTGATCGCGCGCCGAATCCGCGAACTCGGGGTCTACTGCGAGATCTGGGCCTGGGACCACGACCCGGCCGAGATCGCGACGTTCGCGCCGAAGGGCATCATCCTCTCCGGTGGCCCGGAATCGACCACGTTGCCGGGCGCGCCCGCCGCGCCCCGGGAAGTGTTCGATTGCGGCCTGCCGCTGCTCGGCATCTGCTACGGCATGCAGACGATGGCGGCGCAGCTGGGCGGTGCCACCGAGGCCGCGGACCAGCGCGAGTTCGGGCATGCCGAGGTCGAGATCGTCTCGCCGGACGCGCTGTTCTCGGGGTTGACCGACCATCCGGGCAAGGCGCGGCTCAACGTCTGGATGAGCCATGGCGACCACGTCTCCCAGGTGCCACCCGGATTCGCCATCACCGCCGCCACCGATCGCATCCCGGTCGCCGCGATGGCGAACGAGGACCGGCGCTGGTACGGCGTGCAGTTCCATCCCGAAGTCACGCACACCCTGCAGGGGCAGACCCTGCTGCGGCGTTTCGCGGTGGACGTGTGCGGCTGCGCCACGCTGTGGACCGCGGCCCACATCATCGACGACCAGATCGCGCGCGTGCGCGAACAGGTCGGTTCGGACGAGGTGGTGCTGGGCCTGTCCGGCGGCGTGGACTCGTCGGTGGTAGCCGCGCTGCTGCACAGGGCCATCGGCGACCAGCTGACCTGCGTTTTCGTCGACACCGGCCTGCTGCGCTGGCAGGAAGGCGACCAGGTGATGGCGATGTTCGCCGAGCACATGGGCGTGCGCGTGGTGCGGGTGGATGCGGCCGACCGCTACTTCGAGGCGCTGGCGGGCGTCGCCGATCCCGAGGCCAAGCGCAAGATCATCGGCAACCTGTTCGTCGAGATCTTCGAGGAGGAGTCGGCGAAGCTCGCCAACGCGAAATGGCTGGCGCAGGGCACGATCTACCCCGACGTGATCGAGTCGGCCGGAAGCAGGACCGGCAAGGCCCACGTGATCAAGAGCCACCACAACGTGGGCGGCCTGCCCGCCCACATGAAGCTCGGCCTTGTGGAGCCGTTGCGCGAGCTGTTCAAGGACGAGGTGCGTCGGCTGGGGGTCGAACTCGGCCTGCCGCGCACCATGGTCTACCGCCATCCGTTCCCGGGCCCCGGACTGGGCGTGCGTATCCTCGGCGAGGTCAGGCGCGAGTATGCGGAGTTGCTGGCGAAGGCCGATGCGATCTTCATCGAGGAACTGCGCAAGGCCGACCTGTACGACAGGACCAGCCAGGCCTTCGCGGTGTTCCTGCCGGTGAAGTCCGTCGGCGTGGTGGGCGATGCGCGCGCCTACGAGTGGGTGATCGCGCTGCGCGCGGTGGAGACCATCGACTTCATGACCGCGCACTGGGCGCACCTGCCGTACGAGTTCCTCGGCACGGTCTCCAACCGCATCATCAACGAATTGCGCGGCATCTCGCGCGTGGTCTACGACATCTCGGGCAAGCCGCCGGCGACGATCGAGTGGGAGTAA
- a CDS encoding alpha/beta hydrolase, whose product MRRMLVTLLLVPVLAYVALCAMLFLAQRKLVYLPDYTHVPRAGTDYALDRDDVTLRGWIVNPGRPAAIVYFGGNAEAVQANAGDFARWFPGHSVYLLAYRGYGASDGTPAASELLDDALAFFDDVQTRHPGKPVSAIGRSLGSGIAAHVAARRPVDRLVLVTPFDSLANVAQAHYPWLPVRWLMRERYPAVDALRDYPRPVLVLRAGRDEVIPGANTDALLRVLPRAGVVSIQAAGHNDLHASPAYGEAMAAFLR is encoded by the coding sequence ATGCGCCGGATGCTGGTGACCCTGCTGCTGGTGCCGGTGCTGGCCTACGTCGCGCTGTGCGCGATGCTGTTCCTTGCGCAGCGCAAGCTGGTCTACCTGCCGGACTACACGCACGTTCCGCGCGCCGGCACCGATTACGCGCTCGACCGCGACGACGTCACCCTGCGCGGCTGGATCGTCAATCCGGGCCGGCCGGCGGCCATCGTCTATTTCGGCGGCAACGCCGAGGCGGTGCAGGCCAACGCGGGGGATTTCGCGCGCTGGTTCCCCGGCCACAGCGTGTACCTGCTCGCCTACCGCGGTTATGGCGCCAGCGACGGCACGCCCGCGGCTTCCGAGCTGCTCGACGATGCGCTGGCTTTCTTCGACGACGTACAGACACGCCACCCGGGCAAGCCGGTCTCCGCGATCGGCCGCAGCCTCGGCAGCGGCATCGCCGCCCACGTCGCCGCACGCCGGCCGGTCGACCGGCTGGTGCTGGTCACGCCCTTCGACAGCCTCGCGAACGTCGCACAGGCGCACTATCCGTGGCTGCCGGTACGCTGGCTCATGCGCGAACGCTATCCTGCCGTCGACGCACTGCGCGACTATCCGCGACCGGTGCTGGTGCTGCGCGCCGGTCGCGACGAGGTGATCCCGGGGGCGAACACCGATGCGCTGCTGCGCGTGTTGCCACGGGCCGGCGTGGTGTCGATCCAGGCGGCCGGACACAACGACCTCCATGCGTCCCCGGCATACGGCGAGGCCATGGCGGCGTTCTTGCGCTGA
- a CDS encoding CopD family protein produces the protein MLFWLKVTHIGSMAVWFTGLFLMARLFAARRRGQRDGRDAFFNPVANRLFFRIATPAGVLTIGFGMALIPWATPGGWLVAKLCLVTLVVLLHLWLGAHLHALGHGRRVRGIALLTGVLAWAPLVLLLAIAALTGAKPRSAGDLPAPGGARTAEPVAHSSSASSAASAESSPGQ, from the coding sequence ATGCTGTTCTGGCTGAAGGTCACCCACATCGGCAGCATGGCGGTCTGGTTCACCGGGCTGTTCCTGATGGCGCGCCTGTTCGCGGCACGCAGGCGCGGGCAGCGCGATGGCCGCGACGCGTTCTTCAACCCGGTGGCGAACCGCCTGTTCTTCCGCATCGCCACGCCGGCGGGCGTGCTGACCATCGGTTTCGGAATGGCGCTGATTCCCTGGGCGACGCCCGGCGGCTGGCTGGTGGCCAAGCTGTGCCTGGTGACCCTGGTGGTGCTGCTGCACCTGTGGCTCGGGGCGCACCTGCATGCGCTGGGGCACGGCCGGCGCGTGCGCGGCATCGCGCTCCTCACTGGTGTCCTGGCGTGGGCACCGCTGGTCCTGCTGCTCGCGATCGCCGCGCTCACCGGCGCCAAGCCCCGCAGCGCGGGCGATCTGCCGGCGCCCGGCGGCGCCCGGACCGCGGAGCCTGTCGCTCATTCGTCCAGCGCCTCGTCGGCCGCGTCCGCGGAGTCCTCGCCCGGGCAGTGA
- a CDS encoding DUF1244 domain-containing protein — MDTDADTVQIEAAVFRRLRQHLLEARPDVQNIDLMILAGFCRNCLADWYREAAQLQGLVMTRDEAREAVYGEPFADWKARHQREATPEQLAAFEAARARHG, encoded by the coding sequence ATGGACACCGATGCCGACACCGTGCAGATCGAGGCCGCCGTGTTCCGACGCCTGCGCCAGCACCTGCTGGAGGCGCGGCCGGACGTGCAGAACATCGACCTGATGATACTCGCCGGCTTCTGCCGCAACTGCCTGGCCGACTGGTATCGCGAGGCCGCGCAGTTGCAGGGCCTCGTCATGACCCGCGACGAGGCTCGAGAAGCGGTCTACGGCGAGCCGTTCGCGGACTGGAAGGCCAGGCACCAGCGCGAGGCGACGCCGGAACAGCTCGCCGCGTTCGAGGCGGCTCGCGCGCGCCACGGCTGA
- a CDS encoding cytochrome c oxidase assembly protein, protein MVAVVPGLATAHSRGEGPPALQEAWSLSPWLLVPLLMFATAYALGIARLWRGGHAGRGVSRAQAAACAAGLVALLLATVWPFDALGEWSLAAHMAQHMLLLAVAPPLLLAARPVAVLAAALPVAWSRTLHRALRALPQPVALSLAFATATNVAVMWGWHLPAVLDLALRSEPVHWLMHGSFLLAGLWLWALLWQRLRDDSGGALAGAVAVVVVMMQMGFLGALLTFSGRVLYPVYAERAPRLGMEALVDQQLAGLVMWVPACLPYLAGALWLLARELRGVRGRPG, encoded by the coding sequence ATGGTGGCCGTGGTGCCGGGACTTGCGACCGCGCATTCGCGTGGCGAGGGACCGCCGGCGCTGCAAGAGGCCTGGTCCCTGTCGCCCTGGCTGCTGGTGCCGCTGCTGATGTTCGCGACGGCGTATGCGCTCGGCATCGCCCGGCTGTGGCGTGGCGGACATGCCGGCCGTGGCGTTTCGCGCGCGCAAGCCGCTGCCTGCGCGGCGGGCCTGGTGGCGCTGCTGCTGGCGACGGTCTGGCCCTTCGACGCGTTGGGCGAATGGTCGCTGGCGGCGCACATGGCGCAGCACATGCTGCTGCTGGCGGTGGCGCCGCCGCTGCTGCTCGCCGCGCGCCCGGTCGCGGTGCTCGCGGCGGCGCTGCCGGTGGCGTGGTCGCGGACGCTGCATCGCGCACTGCGCGCACTGCCGCAGCCGGTGGCGCTCTCGCTCGCGTTCGCCACGGCCACGAACGTCGCGGTGATGTGGGGCTGGCACCTGCCCGCGGTCCTGGACCTGGCGCTGCGCAGCGAGCCGGTGCACTGGCTGATGCACGGCAGCTTCCTGCTCGCCGGCCTGTGGCTGTGGGCGCTGCTGTGGCAGCGGCTGCGGGACGATTCGGGGGGAGCGCTCGCGGGCGCCGTGGCGGTGGTGGTCGTCATGATGCAGATGGGCTTCCTGGGAGCGCTGCTGACGTTTTCCGGACGAGTGCTGTACCCGGTCTACGCGGAGCGGGCGCCCCGCCTGGGAATGGAGGCGCTGGTCGACCAGCAACTCGCCGGGCTGGTGATGTGGGTTCCCGCGTGCCTGCCATACCTCGCCGGCGCATTGTGGCTGCTGGCGCGTGAACTGCGCGGGGTGAGGGGTCGCCCCGGCTGA
- a CDS encoding DUF2231 domain-containing protein: MRKTLEQPVAEERSPTVPSRVAFRQHPLHPIIVVYPVTALSLLLPADALFLWTGNGFWATAAWWLNVLGLGSGLLAAVLGMADMFLIPLARRHVSVWSHFVAGVMLLALAAMGVWLRAPDHAAVWPWALLQSSFTLLMVLVVGWLGGTLTFGHGIGVYGHCPGEDSADAADEALDE; encoded by the coding sequence ATGCGCAAGACCCTCGAGCAACCCGTCGCCGAAGAGCGCAGCCCCACGGTTCCCAGCCGCGTGGCCTTCCGCCAGCATCCGCTGCATCCGATCATCGTGGTCTATCCGGTCACGGCGCTCAGCCTGCTGCTGCCGGCGGATGCGCTGTTCCTGTGGACGGGCAACGGGTTCTGGGCGACGGCGGCGTGGTGGCTGAACGTGCTCGGCCTGGGCAGCGGCCTGCTGGCGGCCGTGCTCGGGATGGCCGACATGTTCCTGATTCCGCTCGCGCGCCGCCACGTCTCGGTCTGGAGCCATTTCGTGGCAGGGGTGATGCTGCTGGCGCTGGCGGCGATGGGCGTCTGGCTGCGGGCCCCGGACCATGCGGCCGTCTGGCCATGGGCCCTGCTGCAATCGTCGTTCACGCTGCTGATGGTGCTGGTGGTCGGATGGCTGGGCGGCACGCTGACCTTCGGTCACGGGATCGGCGTCTACGGTCACTGCCCGGGCGAGGACTCCGCGGACGCGGCCGACGAGGCGCTGGACGAATGA
- a CDS encoding cytochrome c oxidase subunit II, which translates to MFAGACAAWTLVLALVLLAMRRGRGLAPRAGGRLILAGGVALPTVLLAALLVYGTLASDRVTGSGADVAHVVRVTARQWRWEFEYLDRDGVVRAASVDRLAMPLGEMVEFHVGSIDVIHSFWIPRLGGKVDAIPGRTNLLRLRADRTVPMRGQCAEFCGLEHARMAFRVDVLDARAYRAWLRENAVVADDGAAR; encoded by the coding sequence ATGTTCGCCGGCGCGTGCGCCGCGTGGACGCTGGTGCTGGCGCTGGTGCTGCTGGCGATGCGGCGAGGGCGCGGACTGGCCCCACGCGCGGGCGGGCGGCTGATCCTCGCCGGCGGCGTGGCCCTGCCGACGGTGTTGCTGGCGGCGCTGCTGGTGTACGGAACGCTCGCGAGCGACCGGGTGACCGGAAGCGGCGCCGATGTCGCCCACGTGGTGCGCGTAACCGCGCGCCAGTGGCGCTGGGAGTTCGAGTACCTCGACCGCGACGGCGTCGTCCGTGCGGCCTCGGTCGACCGCCTGGCGATGCCGCTGGGCGAGATGGTCGAGTTCCACGTCGGCAGCATCGACGTGATCCACAGCTTCTGGATCCCGCGCCTGGGCGGCAAGGTCGATGCGATTCCCGGGCGCACCAACCTGCTGCGCCTGCGCGCGGACCGCACGGTGCCGATGCGCGGGCAATGCGCCGAGTTCTGCGGACTCGAGCATGCGCGGATGGCGTTCCGGGTCGATGTGCTGGATGCGCGCGCCTACCGGGCCTGGCTGCGCGAGAACGCGGTCGTCGCCGACGATGGGGCGGCGCGATGA
- the folD gene encoding bifunctional methylenetetrahydrofolate dehydrogenase/methenyltetrahydrofolate cyclohydrolase FolD encodes MTARILDGKRIADSLLDELRLRVDARVAQGRARPGLAVVLVGSDPASQSYVRNKRRAAEKVGIQAFDFDLPAGTGEAELLGLIDRLNADPAVHGILVQLPLPGIADATRLIHRIDPRKDVDGFHPENVGHLALRQFGLRPCTPRGITTLLAYTDRPVRGRSATIVGVSNHVGRPMALELLIAGCTVTSCHKFTPHEVLRRHVGEADILVVAVGRPGLVPGEWVRPGAVVIDVGINRLDDGRLTGDVGFAAAAERASWITPVPGGVGPMTVATLMQNTLEAAEAADR; translated from the coding sequence ATGACCGCACGCATCCTCGACGGCAAGCGCATCGCCGATTCCCTGCTCGACGAACTGCGCCTGCGGGTCGACGCACGCGTCGCCCAGGGGCGGGCACGGCCGGGGCTGGCGGTGGTGCTGGTGGGCAGCGATCCCGCGTCGCAGTCGTACGTGCGCAACAAGCGTCGCGCGGCCGAGAAGGTCGGCATCCAGGCCTTCGATTTCGACCTGCCGGCCGGCACCGGCGAGGCCGAGCTGCTCGGCCTGATCGACCGGCTCAACGCCGATCCGGCGGTGCACGGCATCCTCGTCCAGTTGCCGCTGCCGGGCATCGCCGATGCCACCCGGCTGATCCACCGCATCGATCCGCGCAAGGACGTCGACGGCTTCCACCCGGAGAACGTCGGCCACCTGGCGCTGCGCCAGTTCGGCCTGCGTCCGTGCACGCCGCGCGGCATCACCACGCTGCTGGCGTATACCGACCGGCCGGTACGCGGCCGCAGCGCGACGATCGTCGGCGTGAGCAACCACGTCGGCCGGCCGATGGCGTTGGAACTGCTGATCGCCGGCTGCACGGTCACCAGCTGCCACAAGTTCACCCCGCACGAGGTGTTGCGACGGCATGTAGGCGAGGCCGACATCCTGGTGGTCGCGGTGGGCCGGCCCGGGCTGGTCCCGGGCGAGTGGGTGAGGCCGGGCGCGGTGGTGATCGACGTCGGCATCAACCGGCTCGACGACGGCCGCCTGACCGGCGATGTCGGATTCGCCGCCGCTGCCGAACGCGCGAGCTGGATCACGCCGGTGCCGGGCGGGGTGGGGCCGATGACGGTGGCGACGCTGATGCAGAACACGCTCGAGGCCGCCGAGGCGGCGGATCGCTGA